One window of Pogoniulus pusillus isolate bPogPus1 chromosome 9, bPogPus1.pri, whole genome shotgun sequence genomic DNA carries:
- the UFSP2 gene encoding ufm1-specific protease 2 isoform X3, with translation MRSGTAPAATLTDVVILEAMNILFRIRGGLDLAFQLATTDEASTKKALGYVFSDLANKLSSDVLVLRICRSSVYVWPNNGMNTVPELTDDTPCKEIRRFIQFDQDDETKRKLGKKKDKKLQDMQQIVNIDLMLEMTSSLAALAPVIERENKEHHYINMTLPVDVVVSVSPEETWGKVQNLLVKAIHRQLNDMERCIMKYMKGTSIVVPEQFHFMLPGKNHLVTISYPTGISDDQLESYRKELHGLFNLPCDRPYFKRANAYHFPDEPYKDGYLRNPHLHLSSPGAESGMVYLVHGVYSYHHYMQDRTDDSGWGCAYRSLQTICSWFKQQGYIDAPIPTHKEIQQALVDAGDKPAAFVGSRQWIGSIEVQLVLNQLFGITSKILFVRASLSLQDGCKSLSSLEIVFSFLGLCDR, from the exons ATGCGGTCGGGCACGGCCCCGGCAGCGACGCTGACGGACGTG GTAATTCTAGAAGCCATGAACATACTCTTCAGAATAAGAGGAGGCTTGGATCTTGCATTTCAGCTAGCAACTACTGATG AGGCATCAACAAAAAAGGCATTAGGATATGTTTTCAGTGATCTTGCAAACAAACTGTCCTCAGATGTTCTGGTATTAAGAATTTGCCGCAGTTCAGTCTATGTATGGCCTAACAATGGTATGAACActgttccagagctgactgatgATACTCCTTGTAAGGAGATAAGACGATTTATACA GTTTGATCAAGATGATGAGACCAAACGaaagcttgggaaaaaaaaggataaaaagttACAAGATATG cagcaaataGTCAATATAGACCTCATGTTGGAAATGACATCTTCATTAGCTGCTTTGGCTCCGGTCATTGAAAGGGAAAATAAGGAACACCACTACATAAATATGACATTGCCAGTTGATGTTGTTGTATCTGTTTCTCCAGAAGAAACATGGGGAAA GGTACAGAATCTCCTGGTGAAAGCAATTCACAGGCAATTAAATGACATGGAAAGGTGTATCATGAAATACATGAAGGGAACATCAATTGTGGTACCAGAACAATTTCATTTCATGCTGCCAGGAAAAAATCACCTTGTCACAATCTCATATCCTACAGGCATTTCAGATGATCAGCTGGAAAGTTACAGAAAG GAATTGCATGGATTGTTCAATCTGCCCTGTGACAGACCGTATTTCAAGAGAGCAAATGCTTATCATTTCCCAGATGAACCATATAAAGATGGATACCTCAGAAACCCACATTTACATCTTAGTTCCCCTGGTGCAGAGTCTGGCATG GTTTATCTAGTACATGGTGTGTATAGCTACCACCACTATATGCAGGATCGGACCGATGACAgcggctggggctgtgcctatCGGTCTTTGCAGACAATCTGCTCTTGGTTCAAGCAGCAAGGTTACATTGATGCCCCTATACCAACACACAAGGAAATTCAGCAG GCACTGGTTGATGCTGGAGACAAACCTGCAGCATTTGTTGGGTCACGGCAATGGATTGGTTCAATCGAGGTGCAACTTGTTTTGAATCAGCTTTTTGGAATAACTTCAAAAATACTATTTGTCAG AGCCAGCCTGTCACTTCAGGATGGATGCAAATCACTGAGCAGCCTGGAAATAGTGTTCTCTTTTTTGGGTTTATGTGACAGATAA
- the CFAP96 gene encoding cilia-and flagella-associated protein 96 isoform X1: protein MPVEGKSDMERIGLFSEMGYVTIGDKYVSQYMRPFNEAASKNRQMLPGGTKTLSALQEGYFEPQFVRIFEGEAYSNPVQLRRRYRLAESKKNVGKAFLPSNGDKLPCGLGSYYGTIGGSYEYFSPQVKSRGRYIPPGKNLYTNPGKKGSGFGYANLTIGEQYPHKPDDYEAERIKAKKAQEEHKRLLKGGPFRLNLYPQEYFDTNPYFNDKPLPPVKKLPPQKPSAPPFIPSSPAKKLGGMKGGTFDPFPSYSAEPYVSKKSNAAMTGKEGQVFHPPSGPKSRPVTSIVTLNVKRSLNSRNYKTARLTSY, encoded by the exons ATGCCTGTGGAAGGGAAAAGTGATATGGAGAGGATTGGCCTCTTCAGTGAAATGGGTTATGTCACCATTGGAGATAAATATGTGTCACAATATATGC GCCCTTTTAATGAAGCTGCAAGCAAGAACAGACAGATGTTACCTGGGGGGACAAAAACATTGTCAGCTCTGCAGGAAGGCTATTTTGAGCCTCAGTTTGTGAGGATTTTTGAGGGTGAAGCCTACTCAAACCCTGTTCAGCTAAGGAGACGATACAGACTGGCAGAATCAAAGAAAAATGTGGGCAAAGCTTTCCTTCCCAGCAATGGAGACAAACTCCC ATGTGGGCTTGGCAGCTATTATGGAACCATAGGAGGTTCGTATGAATACTTCAGTCCACAAGTGAAATCCAGAGGAAGATACATTCCTCCTGGAAAGAATCTGTATACTAAtccaggaaagaaaggaagcgGATTTGG TTATGCAAACCTTACCATAGGTGAACAATATCCACACAAACCTGATGATTATGAAGcagaaagaataaaagcaaag AAAGCACAAGAGGAACATAAACGGTTGCTTAAAGGAGGGCCTTTCAGGTTAAATCTATATCCCCAGGAGTATTTTGACACCAATCCCTATTTTAATGACAAACCTTTGCCACCTGTGAAGAAATTGCCTCCACAAAAGCCAAGTGCACCACCTTTCATACCAAGTTCTCCTGCTAAAAAG ttaGGAGGCATGAAAGGAGGTACATTTGATCCTTTCCCAAGCTATTCTGCTGAGCCTTATGTGAGTAAAAAATCTAACGCTGCCATGACTGGTAAAGAAGGACAAGTATTTCATCCTCCTTCTGGACCAAAAAGCAGACCTGTTACAAGCATAGTAACTTTAAATGTCAAAAG
- the CFAP96 gene encoding cilia-and flagella-associated protein 96 isoform X2, translating into MPVEGKSDMERIGLFSEMGYVTIGDKYVSQYMRPFNEAASKNRQMLPGGTKTLSALQEGYFEPQFVRIFEGEAYSNPVQLRRRYRLAESKKNVGKAFLPSNGDKLPCGLGSYYGTIGGSYEYFSPQVKSRGRYIPPGKNLYTNPGKKGSGFGYANLTIGEQYPHKPDDYEAERIKAKLGGMKGGTFDPFPSYSAEPYVSKKSNAAMTGKEGQVFHPPSGPKSRPVTSIVTLNVKRSLNSRNYKTARLTSY; encoded by the exons ATGCCTGTGGAAGGGAAAAGTGATATGGAGAGGATTGGCCTCTTCAGTGAAATGGGTTATGTCACCATTGGAGATAAATATGTGTCACAATATATGC GCCCTTTTAATGAAGCTGCAAGCAAGAACAGACAGATGTTACCTGGGGGGACAAAAACATTGTCAGCTCTGCAGGAAGGCTATTTTGAGCCTCAGTTTGTGAGGATTTTTGAGGGTGAAGCCTACTCAAACCCTGTTCAGCTAAGGAGACGATACAGACTGGCAGAATCAAAGAAAAATGTGGGCAAAGCTTTCCTTCCCAGCAATGGAGACAAACTCCC ATGTGGGCTTGGCAGCTATTATGGAACCATAGGAGGTTCGTATGAATACTTCAGTCCACAAGTGAAATCCAGAGGAAGATACATTCCTCCTGGAAAGAATCTGTATACTAAtccaggaaagaaaggaagcgGATTTGG TTATGCAAACCTTACCATAGGTGAACAATATCCACACAAACCTGATGATTATGAAGcagaaagaataaaagcaaag ttaGGAGGCATGAAAGGAGGTACATTTGATCCTTTCCCAAGCTATTCTGCTGAGCCTTATGTGAGTAAAAAATCTAACGCTGCCATGACTGGTAAAGAAGGACAAGTATTTCATCCTCCTTCTGGACCAAAAAGCAGACCTGTTACAAGCATAGTAACTTTAAATGTCAAAAG